In a single window of the Streptomyces cinnabarinus genome:
- a CDS encoding DUF2201 family putative metallopeptidase, with product MAYGEKGPRVPVVDLADRRALERYRPADSGVVEEARRLKEAALLDFGLTESAVASWLYAKCHHQIPTTAVDTAAVVASGDGSCLLLYNPDFFVGLGLPGVKFVLFHEARHLVHRHFFADPDLRADPVFVVATEVSINHVALVRLDREQLPLLDGRPTGVDPREVFELYRADLLAHGLEPLPYDRFIETDMRVYGELKRMHRPPVPERRLCAHLVAGAVPADQETVDLVASSALLNSLLAARRGHPGAERELLDLMGRTEDGNARAAKLWGTLGAGMLRGETTPTRTVDWWQRWLVDVLASKLREGERLVYPKKRGALLTALGQDPMLSRRGPVRDKLLVIAYDTSGSMSHRVITWLTELVGGIDGVQAHWLSFDAVVMPFTPGERVYGGGGTSFQAVADYVEGRTEVQGRRFEETPDAVVVLTDGYAPPITPAEPDKWIWLITEGGDEWPERHTPAMDCHRVTTGSR from the coding sequence ATGGCGTACGGGGAGAAGGGACCGCGGGTCCCTGTGGTCGACCTGGCCGACCGCCGGGCCCTGGAGCGGTACCGCCCGGCGGATTCCGGAGTGGTCGAGGAGGCGCGGCGGCTGAAGGAGGCCGCGCTGCTGGACTTCGGGCTGACCGAGTCGGCCGTGGCGTCGTGGCTGTACGCGAAATGCCATCACCAGATCCCGACGACAGCGGTGGACACCGCGGCCGTGGTCGCCTCGGGGGACGGCTCCTGCCTGCTGCTCTACAACCCGGACTTCTTCGTCGGACTGGGCCTGCCGGGGGTGAAGTTCGTGCTGTTCCACGAGGCCCGGCACCTGGTGCACCGGCACTTCTTCGCCGACCCCGACCTGCGCGCCGACCCCGTGTTCGTCGTGGCCACCGAGGTCTCCATCAACCATGTCGCGCTGGTCCGGCTCGACAGGGAGCAACTGCCCCTGCTGGACGGCCGGCCGACCGGCGTCGACCCGCGTGAGGTGTTCGAGCTGTACCGCGCGGATCTCCTGGCGCACGGTCTGGAGCCGCTGCCGTACGACCGGTTCATCGAGACGGACATGCGGGTGTACGGCGAGCTGAAGCGGATGCACCGGCCTCCCGTGCCCGAACGGCGGCTCTGTGCGCACCTGGTGGCGGGCGCGGTCCCCGCCGACCAGGAGACCGTCGACCTGGTCGCCTCCTCCGCGCTGCTCAACTCCCTGCTGGCGGCCCGGCGCGGGCACCCGGGCGCGGAGCGGGAACTGCTGGACCTGATGGGCCGCACCGAGGACGGCAACGCCCGCGCGGCCAAGCTCTGGGGCACTCTCGGCGCGGGCATGCTGCGCGGCGAGACCACGCCCACCCGTACCGTCGACTGGTGGCAGCGCTGGCTGGTCGATGTGCTCGCCTCCAAACTGCGCGAGGGCGAGCGCCTGGTGTACCCGAAGAAGCGCGGTGCGCTTCTCACCGCGCTCGGCCAGGACCCGATGCTCTCCCGCCGCGGCCCGGTCCGCGACAAGCTCCTGGTCATCGCCTACGACACCTCCGGCTCGATGTCCCACCGAGTGATCACCTGGCTCACCGAACTCGTCGGCGGGATCGACGGCGTCCAGGCGCACTGGCTGTCCTTCGACGCCGTGGTGATGCCCTTCACGCCCGGCGAGCGGGTCTACGGCGGAGGCGGTACGAGCTTCCAGGCCGTCGCCGACTACGTGGAGGGCCGCACCGAGGTGCAAGGGCGCCGTTTCGAGGAGACCCCGGACGCGGTGGTCGTCCTCACCGACGGATACGCTCCGCCGATCACGCCCGCCGAGCCGGACAAATGGATCTGGCTGATCACCGAGGGCGGCGACGAGTGGCCCGAGCGGCACACACCCGCGATGGACTGCCATCGCGTGACCACAGGATCACGGTAA
- a CDS encoding acyl-ACP desaturase, with the protein MTITSPHLGSPSAAWTDARLLYALEEVVETELNRHLKVAKDWMPHEYVPWTDGRNFPGFFEDGEAWDKEQSKVTDIGRIALVVNLLTEDNLPSYHHEIASLFGRDGAWGTWVHRWTAEEGRHGIVMRDYLLTSRAVDPDQLEQFRMAHMSEGFESDNRHSMLHSVAYVAFQELATRISHRNTGHQSGDPVCDRMLARIAADENLHMIFYRNLLKSAFEIAPDLTMQAVRDVVVNFRMPGHGMPGFERLAAQMAIGEVYNLRIHHDDVLQPVLRFLKIMEIDGLGPEGQQAQDELGLFMGGLDAEAAKFDEKLAARKARMAARAGN; encoded by the coding sequence GTGACGATCACTTCCCCGCACCTCGGCAGCCCGTCCGCGGCCTGGACCGACGCTCGGCTGCTCTATGCGCTGGAGGAAGTGGTCGAGACGGAGCTGAACCGCCATCTGAAGGTCGCCAAGGACTGGATGCCGCACGAGTACGTGCCGTGGACCGACGGCCGCAACTTCCCCGGCTTCTTCGAGGACGGCGAGGCCTGGGACAAGGAGCAGTCCAAGGTCACCGACATCGGCCGGATCGCCCTGGTGGTGAACCTGCTCACCGAGGACAACCTCCCCAGCTACCACCACGAGATCGCCAGCCTGTTCGGCCGGGACGGCGCCTGGGGCACCTGGGTGCACCGCTGGACCGCCGAGGAGGGCCGGCACGGCATCGTGATGCGCGACTACCTGCTGACCTCCCGCGCGGTGGACCCGGACCAGCTGGAGCAGTTCCGCATGGCCCACATGAGCGAGGGCTTCGAGTCGGACAACCGGCACTCGATGCTGCACTCGGTGGCCTACGTCGCCTTCCAGGAGCTGGCCACCCGGATCTCGCACCGCAACACCGGTCACCAGTCCGGGGATCCGGTCTGCGACCGCATGCTGGCCCGGATCGCGGCCGACGAGAACCTGCACATGATCTTCTACCGGAATCTGCTGAAGTCCGCGTTCGAGATCGCCCCCGACCTGACCATGCAGGCGGTGCGGGACGTGGTCGTGAACTTCCGGATGCCCGGCCACGGCATGCCCGGCTTCGAGCGGCTCGCGGCGCAGATGGCGATCGGCGAGGTCTACAACCTGCGCATCCACCACGACGACGTGCTCCAGCCGGTGCTGCGCTTCCTGAAGATCATGGAGATCGACGGCCTCGGCCCGGAGGGACAGCAGGCGCAGGACGAGCTCGGTCTGTTCATGGGCGGCCTGGACGCGGAGGCCGCCAAGTTCGACGAGAAGCTGGCCGCCCGCAAGGCCCGGATGGCGGCCCGCGCCGGGAACTGA
- the ddaH gene encoding dimethylargininase, with the protein MPSKKALVRRPSPRLAEGLVTHIEREKVDVDKATEQWEGYVEALHTHGWETVEVDPAEDCPDSVFVEDTVVMYRNVALITRPGAEARREETAAVEEAVASLGCSVNWIWEPGTLDGGDVLKIGDTIYVGRGGRTNAAGVQQVRAAFEPLGARVVAVPVSKVLHLKSAVTALPDGTVIGHIPKIDRPSLFPRFLSVPEEAGGHVVLLGGHKLLISASAPKTAELLTDLGHEPVVVDISEFEKLEGCVTCLSVRMRELYA; encoded by the coding sequence GTGCCCAGCAAGAAGGCCCTCGTCCGCCGTCCCAGCCCACGCCTCGCCGAGGGGCTGGTGACGCACATCGAGCGGGAGAAGGTCGATGTCGACAAGGCGACCGAGCAGTGGGAGGGCTACGTCGAGGCCCTGCACACCCACGGCTGGGAGACCGTCGAGGTGGATCCGGCGGAGGACTGCCCGGACTCGGTGTTCGTCGAGGACACCGTCGTCATGTACCGGAACGTCGCGCTGATCACCCGCCCCGGCGCCGAGGCCCGCCGCGAGGAGACCGCCGCCGTGGAGGAGGCCGTCGCCTCGCTGGGCTGCTCGGTGAACTGGATCTGGGAGCCGGGCACCCTCGACGGCGGTGACGTCCTGAAGATCGGTGACACGATCTACGTCGGCCGCGGCGGGCGCACCAACGCGGCCGGGGTCCAGCAGGTGCGGGCCGCCTTCGAACCGCTCGGGGCGCGGGTGGTCGCCGTACCCGTGAGCAAGGTGCTGCATCTGAAGTCCGCGGTCACCGCACTGCCGGACGGCACGGTGATCGGACACATCCCGAAGATCGACCGGCCGTCGCTGTTCCCGCGCTTCCTGTCGGTGCCCGAGGAGGCCGGCGGCCATGTCGTGCTGCTCGGCGGGCACAAGCTGCTGATCTCGGCGAGCGCGCCGAAGACCGCGGAACTGCTCACCGACCTCGGCCATGAGCCGGTGGTGGTCGACATCAGCGAGTTCGAGAAACTCGAAGGATGTGTGACATGTCTCTCGGTCCGGATGCGGGAGCTGTACGCCTGA
- a CDS encoding ABC-F family ATP-binding cassette domain-containing protein: protein MSSSITCTSLAFTWPDGTPVFEGLDTAFGPGRTGLVGVNGSGKSTLLKLIAGELPPADGTVRVAGEIGYLPQNVTLDTALRVDEALGIAARRAALHAIEAGDVAEEHFETVGDDWDVEERALVTLGELGLGHIQLDRTVGEVSGGESVLLRLAALLLRRPDVLLLDEPTNNLDLYARRRLYAAVASWPGVLVVVSHDRELLDLVDQIADLRAGEITWYGGNFSAYQEALEVEQEAAERMVRVAEADLKKQKRELVDAQVKLARRKRYGQKMWDQKREPKIVMGARKRAAQESAGKHRIMHEERLAEAKDRLDEAVEAVRDDDVIRVDLPYTAVPPGREVLTLLDLELAYGARVAGGFDLRGPERIALIGRNGAGKTTLLRTIAGELRSVSGEARAHVPMRFLPQRLDVLDGERTVAENVARFAPGATNNRVRARLARFLFRGARADQKAATLSGGERFRAALAALMLAEPAPQLLMLDEPTNNLDMASVKQLTTALESYEGALIVASHDLPFLESIGITRWLLLDGELKEITPEAVGYPA from the coding sequence ATGTCAAGTTCCATCACCTGTACGTCCCTCGCCTTCACCTGGCCCGACGGCACCCCCGTCTTCGAGGGCCTCGACACCGCCTTCGGCCCCGGCCGCACCGGACTGGTCGGGGTCAACGGGTCTGGGAAATCGACCCTGTTGAAGCTCATCGCCGGTGAACTGCCGCCCGCCGACGGCACCGTCCGGGTCGCCGGTGAGATCGGCTACCTCCCGCAGAACGTCACGCTGGACACCGCGCTGCGGGTCGACGAGGCGCTCGGCATCGCCGCGCGGCGCGCCGCCCTGCACGCCATCGAGGCCGGTGACGTGGCCGAGGAGCACTTCGAGACCGTCGGCGACGACTGGGACGTGGAGGAGCGCGCCCTGGTCACCCTGGGCGAACTCGGCCTCGGGCACATCCAGTTGGACCGCACCGTCGGTGAGGTATCGGGCGGCGAGTCGGTGCTGCTGCGGCTGGCCGCGCTGCTGCTGCGCCGGCCGGACGTGCTGCTCCTGGACGAGCCGACCAACAACCTGGACCTGTACGCGCGTCGGCGGCTGTACGCGGCCGTCGCGTCCTGGCCAGGGGTGCTGGTCGTGGTCAGTCATGACCGTGAACTCCTCGATCTCGTGGACCAGATCGCCGATCTGCGCGCCGGCGAGATCACCTGGTACGGCGGCAACTTCTCGGCGTACCAGGAGGCGCTGGAGGTCGAGCAGGAGGCGGCCGAGCGGATGGTGCGGGTCGCCGAGGCCGATCTGAAGAAGCAGAAGCGCGAACTGGTCGACGCCCAGGTCAAGTTGGCCCGCCGCAAGCGGTACGGCCAGAAGATGTGGGACCAGAAGCGCGAGCCGAAGATCGTCATGGGGGCGCGCAAGCGCGCGGCGCAGGAGTCCGCGGGCAAGCACCGCATCATGCACGAGGAGCGGCTCGCCGAGGCCAAGGACCGGCTCGACGAGGCGGTGGAGGCCGTACGGGACGACGACGTGATCCGCGTCGATCTGCCCTACACGGCCGTGCCGCCGGGCCGGGAGGTGCTCACGCTCCTGGATCTGGAGCTGGCGTACGGGGCGCGGGTGGCCGGTGGGTTCGATCTGCGCGGGCCGGAGCGGATCGCGCTGATCGGGCGCAACGGCGCGGGCAAGACCACGCTGCTGCGCACCATCGCCGGGGAGCTCCGGTCGGTGTCGGGCGAGGCGCGGGCGCATGTGCCGATGCGGTTCCTGCCGCAGCGGCTCGATGTGCTCGACGGCGAGCGGACCGTCGCGGAGAACGTGGCCCGGTTCGCGCCGGGCGCCACCAACAACCGGGTCCGGGCGCGGCTGGCCCGCTTCCTGTTCCGGGGCGCCCGCGCCGACCAGAAGGCGGCGACGCTCTCCGGCGGCGAACGCTTCCGGGCGGCGCTGGCCGCGCTGATGCTGGCCGAGCCCGCGCCGCAGCTGCTGATGCTGGACGAGCCGACGAACAACCTGGACATGGCGAGCGTGAAGCAGCTCACCACGGCCCTGGAGTCCTACGAGGGGGCGCTGATCGTGGCCAGCCACGATCTGCCGTTCCTGGAGTCGATCGGCATCACCCGGTGGCTGCTGCTCGACGGAGAACTGAAGGAGATCACGCCGGAGGCTGTCGGGTATCCCGCCTAG
- a CDS encoding SsgA family sporulation/cell division regulator translates to MSYVIEQPVEARLVAAAPRMPNIPATLHYDRRDPFAVRMTFPAPATLEGVEVCWTFSRELLASGLTENVGQGDVRARPYGYDRTVLEFHAPEGTAVIHVRTGEVRRFLDATNELVPVGLEHLQLDLDHDLAELMRDAA, encoded by the coding sequence TTGTCCTACGTCATCGAGCAGCCCGTGGAGGCCCGTCTCGTCGCCGCCGCGCCGCGGATGCCGAACATCCCCGCCACGCTGCACTACGACCGGCGCGACCCGTTCGCCGTCCGGATGACCTTCCCCGCCCCGGCCACCCTGGAGGGCGTGGAGGTCTGCTGGACCTTCAGCCGTGAGCTGCTGGCCTCCGGCCTCACGGAGAACGTCGGCCAGGGCGATGTCCGGGCCCGCCCGTACGGCTACGACCGCACCGTCCTGGAGTTCCACGCTCCCGAGGGCACCGCGGTCATCCACGTCCGCACCGGCGAGGTGCGCCGCTTCCTGGACGCCACGAACGAACTGGTGCCGGTGGGCCTGGAGCACCTCCAGCTCGACCTGGACCATGACCTGGCGGAGCTGATGCGGGACGCCGCTTAA
- a CDS encoding WD40/YVTN/BNR-like repeat-containing protein, translating to MAAGAVCAAALATLTAAPARAHEPGPAPGSAHWEVKDTGSPTVRFRGLAAVSRDTAWLAGSAGTVLRTTDGGASWRNVSPPGAEELQFRDVEAFDARRAVALAIGEGEASRVYRTDDGGATWTEAFRNTDPRAFYDCMAFFDRRHGLAMSDPVEGRFRILSTADGGRSWTVLPDDGMPAALDGEAGFAASGQCLVTAGSKDVWLATGGAALARVLHSADRGRTWTATDSPIPAGDPARGVFALAFRDRTHGLAVGGDYRPGEASPQASARTIDGGRTWRPAGTPVSAYRSGVAWLPHSRTAALAVGPTGTDLTTDAGRTWRTVDTGSYDTVACTPDLSCWAAGEKGRAARLER from the coding sequence ATGGCCGCGGGGGCGGTGTGCGCGGCGGCACTGGCCACGCTGACGGCCGCACCCGCGCGGGCGCACGAGCCGGGACCGGCACCCGGGTCCGCGCACTGGGAGGTGAAGGACACCGGCAGCCCAACGGTCCGCTTCCGGGGGCTCGCCGCCGTCAGCCGGGACACCGCCTGGCTGGCCGGGAGCGCCGGCACCGTCCTGCGGACCACGGACGGCGGCGCGAGCTGGCGGAACGTCTCGCCGCCGGGGGCCGAGGAGCTTCAGTTCCGGGACGTCGAGGCGTTCGACGCGCGCCGGGCCGTGGCGCTGGCCATCGGCGAGGGGGAGGCGTCCCGGGTGTACCGCACCGACGACGGCGGCGCGACCTGGACCGAGGCGTTCCGTAACACCGACCCGCGCGCCTTCTACGACTGCATGGCCTTCTTCGACCGTCGGCACGGGCTGGCGATGAGCGACCCGGTGGAAGGCCGGTTCCGCATCCTGTCGACCGCGGACGGCGGCCGCAGCTGGACGGTCCTGCCCGACGACGGGATGCCCGCCGCGCTGGACGGCGAGGCAGGGTTCGCGGCCAGTGGCCAGTGTCTGGTGACGGCCGGGTCCAAGGACGTCTGGCTGGCCACCGGCGGCGCGGCACTCGCGCGTGTCCTGCACTCCGCCGACCGAGGACGCACCTGGACCGCCACCGACAGTCCGATCCCGGCCGGGGACCCGGCGCGGGGCGTCTTCGCCCTCGCCTTCCGCGACCGCACCCACGGGCTCGCGGTGGGCGGCGACTACCGCCCCGGGGAGGCGTCCCCGCAGGCGTCCGCCCGCACCATCGACGGCGGCCGCACCTGGCGTCCCGCCGGGACACCGGTGAGCGCCTACCGCTCCGGCGTCGCCTGGCTCCCGCACAGCCGCACCGCCGCCCTCGCGGTCGGCCCCACCGGCACCGACTTGACCACCGACGCCGGCCGCACCTGGCGGACCGTCGACACCGGCTCGTACGACACCGTCGCCTGCACCCCCGACCTGAGCTGCTGGGCAGCGGGCGAGAAGGGCCGCGCGGCACGCCTGGAGAGGTGA
- a CDS encoding plasmid stabilization protein, with amino-acid sequence MPRGSSPKRERQYEHIKKSAQERGESTERAKEIAARTVNKQRARSGESKTYDQLYEEAKRRNVEGRSRMDKSGLRRALGGEG; translated from the coding sequence ATGCCACGCGGTTCGAGCCCCAAGCGGGAGCGGCAGTACGAGCACATCAAGAAGAGCGCGCAGGAGCGTGGGGAGAGCACCGAGCGGGCGAAGGAGATCGCCGCGCGCACGGTGAACAAGCAACGCGCCCGGTCCGGCGAGTCCAAGACCTACGATCAGCTCTACGAGGAGGCCAAGCGCCGTAACGTCGAGGGCCGTTCGAGGATGGACAAGAGCGGGCTCCGGCGCGCCCTGGGTGGCGAGGGCTGA
- the mmpA gene encoding morphogenic membrane protein MmpA codes for MASHRSPKPLADPDRPVERVVNAALVLAALAGLAWICGMIYTVVQWPL; via the coding sequence ATGGCCTCGCACCGTTCCCCGAAGCCGCTCGCCGACCCCGACCGCCCCGTCGAGCGGGTCGTGAACGCGGCGCTCGTCCTCGCCGCGCTCGCGGGGCTCGCCTGGATCTGCGGAATGATCTACACCGTCGTCCAGTGGCCGCTGTAG
- a CDS encoding saccharopine dehydrogenase family protein codes for MSRLSRTDRPYDIVLFGATGFAGALTAEYLAAHAPDGLRWAVAGRDEAKLERLREGLPGGDRVGVLRADVADPASLRELARQARVVATTVGPYVRYGEELVAACADSGTDYLDLSGEPEFVDLMYVRHDARARETGARLVHAAGFDSIPHDLGAYFTVRQLPEGVPLTVDGFVTADAMFSGGTFASALGQFARGRQMLAAARDRARHEPRLVGRRALAPTGAPRYSGEIGAWAVPLPTIDPQIVRRSAKALDRYGPDFRYRHYAAVRHLPVAVAGVVGVGGLAAAAQLPPARRWLSDRLKPGDGPSPEKRAKSWFSVRFVGQAGGRRVFTEVSGGDPGYDETAKMLAESALCLAFDELPPTAGQVTTAVAMGDALIERLRRAGIVFRVAASR; via the coding sequence ATGAGCAGGCTGAGCAGAACGGATCGTCCCTACGACATCGTGCTCTTCGGAGCCACCGGCTTCGCCGGGGCGCTCACCGCGGAGTACCTCGCGGCGCACGCCCCGGACGGGCTGCGCTGGGCGGTCGCGGGCCGCGACGAGGCGAAACTGGAGCGGCTGCGCGAGGGGCTGCCGGGCGGCGACCGGGTCGGCGTGCTCCGTGCCGACGTGGCGGACCCGGCCTCGCTGCGCGAACTGGCCCGGCAGGCGCGCGTGGTGGCCACGACGGTGGGCCCCTATGTGCGCTACGGCGAGGAACTGGTCGCCGCCTGCGCGGACAGCGGCACGGACTACCTGGACCTCAGCGGTGAGCCGGAGTTCGTGGACCTGATGTACGTCCGCCATGACGCACGCGCGCGGGAGACGGGCGCCCGGCTGGTGCACGCGGCCGGGTTCGACTCGATCCCGCACGACCTGGGCGCGTACTTCACGGTCCGGCAGCTGCCCGAGGGCGTGCCGCTGACCGTGGACGGCTTCGTGACCGCGGACGCCATGTTCTCCGGCGGGACCTTCGCCTCCGCGCTCGGCCAGTTCGCGCGCGGGCGCCAGATGCTGGCCGCCGCACGGGACCGGGCCCGGCACGAACCGCGCCTGGTGGGCCGCCGTGCGCTGGCCCCGACCGGAGCGCCCCGGTACTCCGGGGAGATCGGCGCCTGGGCGGTACCGCTGCCGACCATCGACCCGCAGATCGTCCGCCGCTCCGCGAAGGCCCTGGACCGCTACGGCCCCGACTTCCGCTATCGGCACTACGCGGCGGTACGGCATCTGCCCGTCGCCGTGGCCGGTGTCGTGGGCGTGGGCGGGCTCGCCGCAGCGGCCCAACTCCCGCCCGCCCGGCGGTGGCTGTCGGACCGGCTCAAGCCCGGGGACGGGCCGAGCCCGGAGAAGCGCGCGAAGAGCTGGTTCTCGGTCCGCTTCGTCGGCCAGGCCGGGGGCCGCCGGGTCTTCACCGAGGTCTCGGGCGGCGACCCCGGCTATGACGAGACGGCGAAGATGCTCGCCGAGTCGGCGCTCTGCCTCGCCTTCGACGAACTGCCGCCGACGGCCGGACAGGTCACCACGGCCGTCGCGATGGGCGACGCGCTGATCGAGCGACTGCGGCGGGCGGGGATCGTGTTCCGGGTGGCCGCGAGCCGCTAG
- a CDS encoding MmcQ/YjbR family DNA-binding protein — protein sequence MAVDRNALKKWEKVRQFALGLPGAAEEFPWGETVAKVNKKVFVFLGVDDGSYPLGVTVKLKDEAAHAHALTCPGAEPAGYGLGKSGWVSIPLEQKGAPRAELLCDWVEESYRTIAPKRLVAELDAR from the coding sequence ATGGCCGTGGACCGGAACGCCCTGAAGAAGTGGGAGAAAGTACGCCAGTTCGCCCTCGGCCTGCCGGGCGCGGCGGAAGAGTTCCCGTGGGGCGAGACCGTGGCGAAGGTCAACAAGAAGGTGTTCGTCTTCCTCGGCGTCGACGACGGCAGCTATCCGCTGGGCGTCACCGTGAAGCTCAAGGACGAGGCCGCCCACGCCCACGCGCTGACCTGCCCGGGCGCCGAGCCCGCCGGATACGGCCTCGGCAAGTCCGGCTGGGTGAGCATCCCGCTGGAGCAGAAGGGCGCCCCGCGCGCCGAGCTGCTGTGCGACTGGGTCGAGGAGAGCTACCGCACGATCGCGCCGAAGCGGCTGGTCGCGGAGCTCGACGCACGCTGA
- a CDS encoding CaiB/BaiF CoA transferase family protein has product MAKTPLHGPLTGVRVVELAGIGPGPFAAMLLADLGADVVRVDRPGGPGLAIDPAYDVTNRNKRSVIVDLKAPDGAAHVLDLAARADILIEGYRPGVAERLGVGPEDCQARNPRLVYGRMTGWGQDGPLAQRAGHDIGYIALTGTLGMIGTPGEPPPAPANLLGDYAGGSLYLVVGVLAALHHARATGTGQVVDAAIVDGTTHLAAMIHGMLAAGGWQDHRAANLLDGGCPYYGTYETADGKYMAVGALEPQFYDTFLDLLGLDGYADARKDWARWGELREAVTARFKSRTRQEWTAVFEGSDACVAPVLTLREAPDHPHLAARGTFTDHGGITQPAPAPRFSATPTAVRSGPARPGADTADVARDWDAPDLMKGHES; this is encoded by the coding sequence ATGGCAAAGACGCCGTTGCACGGCCCGCTCACCGGCGTACGCGTGGTGGAACTGGCCGGGATCGGGCCGGGCCCGTTCGCCGCGATGCTCCTCGCCGACCTCGGCGCCGATGTCGTCCGGGTGGACCGGCCCGGCGGCCCCGGGCTCGCGATCGATCCCGCGTACGACGTCACCAACCGCAACAAGCGCTCGGTGATCGTCGACCTCAAGGCGCCCGACGGCGCCGCGCACGTCCTCGACCTCGCCGCCCGCGCCGACATCCTGATCGAGGGCTACCGCCCCGGCGTCGCCGAACGCCTCGGCGTCGGCCCCGAGGACTGCCAGGCCCGTAACCCCCGGCTCGTCTACGGCCGGATGACCGGCTGGGGCCAGGACGGACCGCTCGCCCAGCGCGCCGGCCATGACATCGGCTACATCGCGCTCACCGGCACCCTCGGCATGATCGGCACCCCCGGCGAGCCCCCGCCCGCCCCCGCCAACCTCCTCGGCGACTACGCGGGCGGCTCCCTCTACCTCGTCGTCGGTGTCCTCGCCGCCCTGCACCACGCCCGCGCCACCGGCACCGGCCAGGTCGTGGACGCCGCCATCGTGGACGGCACCACCCATCTCGCCGCGATGATCCACGGCATGCTCGCCGCCGGAGGCTGGCAGGACCACCGCGCCGCCAACCTCCTGGACGGCGGCTGCCCCTACTACGGCACCTACGAGACGGCGGACGGCAAGTACATGGCCGTCGGCGCCCTGGAGCCGCAGTTCTACGACACCTTCCTCGACCTGCTCGGCCTCGACGGCTATGCCGACGCGCGCAAGGACTGGGCCCGCTGGGGCGAGCTGCGCGAGGCCGTCACCGCCCGTTTCAAGTCCCGTACCCGACAGGAGTGGACGGCCGTCTTCGAGGGTTCCGACGCCTGCGTGGCCCCCGTCCTCACCCTCCGCGAGGCCCCGGACCACCCGCACCTGGCCGCCCGTGGCACCTTCACCGACCACGGCGGCATCACCCAGCCCGCCCCGGCGCCCCGCTTCTCCGCCACCCCCACCGCCGTCCGCTCCGGGCCCGCGCGGCCGGGCGCCGACACCGCGGACGTGGCACGCGACTGGGACGCACCCGACCTGATGAAGGGCCACGAGTCATGA
- a CDS encoding acyl-CoA dehydrogenase family protein, whose product MKRRIYSDEHEAFRETVRSFLAKEVLPHYEQWEKDGIASRDAWRAAGKQGLLGMAVPEEYGGGGTDDFRYSAVMAEEFTRAGTPGLALGLHNDIIGPYLTSLATEEQKRRWLPGFCDGSLITAIAMTEPGAGSDLQGITTRAEDRGDHWLLNGSKTFISNGILADLVIVVARTTPEGGAHGLSLLVVERGAEGFERGRNLDKIGQKAQDTAELFFHDVRVPKENLLGELNGAFVHLMTNLAQERLSIAVAAIAGAEHLLELTTTYVKEREAFGRPLATKQHIRFEIAEMATECAVTRTFLDRCVEEHSGGGLDAVHASMAKWWATELQKRVADRCLQLHGGYGYMSEYPVAKAFTDGRIQTIYGGTTEIMKEIIGRSLLG is encoded by the coding sequence ATGAAGCGGCGGATCTACTCCGACGAGCACGAAGCGTTCCGCGAGACGGTGCGCAGCTTCCTCGCCAAGGAGGTGCTGCCGCACTACGAGCAGTGGGAGAAGGACGGCATCGCCTCCCGCGACGCCTGGCGCGCGGCGGGCAAGCAGGGCCTGCTCGGCATGGCCGTGCCCGAGGAGTACGGAGGCGGCGGCACCGACGATTTCCGCTACAGCGCCGTCATGGCCGAGGAGTTCACCCGCGCGGGGACGCCCGGGCTCGCCCTCGGCCTGCACAACGACATCATCGGCCCGTACCTCACCTCCCTCGCCACCGAGGAGCAGAAGCGCCGCTGGCTGCCAGGCTTCTGCGACGGCTCGCTGATCACGGCCATCGCCATGACCGAGCCGGGCGCGGGCTCCGACCTCCAGGGCATCACCACCCGGGCCGAGGACCGCGGCGACCACTGGCTGCTGAACGGCTCCAAGACGTTCATCTCCAACGGCATCCTCGCCGACCTGGTCATCGTCGTCGCCAGGACCACCCCCGAGGGCGGGGCGCACGGCCTGTCGCTGCTAGTCGTCGAGCGGGGCGCGGAGGGCTTCGAGCGCGGCCGCAACCTCGACAAGATCGGCCAGAAGGCGCAGGACACGGCCGAGTTGTTCTTCCACGACGTCCGGGTCCCGAAGGAGAACCTCCTCGGCGAGCTGAACGGCGCCTTCGTCCACCTGATGACGAACCTCGCCCAGGAGCGCCTGAGCATCGCGGTCGCCGCCATCGCGGGCGCCGAGCACCTGCTGGAGCTGACGACCACCTACGTCAAGGAGCGCGAGGCGTTCGGCCGGCCGCTCGCCACCAAGCAGCACATCCGGTTCGAAATAGCGGAGATGGCCACCGAGTGCGCGGTGACCCGCACGTTCCTGGACCGCTGTGTCGAGGAGCACTCCGGCGGCGGACTCGACGCCGTGCACGCCTCCATGGCCAAGTGGTGGGCGACCGAGCTCCAGAAGCGCGTCGCCGACCGCTGTCTGCAACTGCACGGCGGATACGGCTACATGAGCGAATATCCCGTCGCGAAGGCGTTCACCGACGGACGTATCCAGACCATCTACGGCGGGACGACCGAGATCATGAAGGAGATCATCGGCCGTTCCCTGCTGGGCTGA